From Methanorbis furvi:
GATGCCTGCCGCCTCCATGCTGGGCCGCATTTTCCTGCGGTTTTTGCAGTCTGTGATAACAGCGTCCTCCTCTTTGGCGCAGCACTTTCCGCACCAGCCGCACTGATGGCCGGTGTAGCCGAACGCCTTGTAAAAACCGTCATGAAAAGCCATGTTCTCCAGCTCATACATAATGGTCTGCACATATCGCGTCATTTCCCGGGAGACCAGCCGCTCAGGAGTCGTCTCTCCTACATCGCCCTCAAAGCGGACGAGCAGGGCATGACTGTAACAGTCAAGTACGGCCCGCGTCTCTGACGGCGTCGGGGTGTAGGGTGGGCAGGAGAAACGTCTGCCGAATCCGTTGCAGCCGAACAGGCACTTCATTCTCACCCACTCACCAGTGATCACTTTGTCTGATGAGATGAACATCGCATCTCCGCCTTTTTCTCTGACGAACTCAGTGAGTCTCTGGATCTCTTCGTCTGCTGAATATTTTTTCATTTTTCACATCTCCGTTTCACTGCCTCATCGATGATCGTTGTTGATGAATTGAATTTGCATCCGGAAAAATCTCCGATACGCATGATGTCAGCACGAATGTTTCGCTTTCGCATCTCTGCAATCAGCTTCTCCTCGGAAAACTTCTGATTGAATCCGAGTGTGATGATGTCTGGATCGATCTCTGCAATCGGGCGGTACATATCAACCGTGTCGCCGAGAACTGCATGATCAACGCAGCGCAGACCCTGTATCATACGCAGACGCTGATCTTCTGGAACGATCGGGCGCGGCTTGTGCTTAATGTTCTGCTCTCTTGCAACGATCACCCAGAGTTCGTCGCCGAGTTTTCTCGACTCTTCGAGATAGAAGAGGTGACCGGGATGGAGAATATCAAATGTTCCGGTTGCGACGATTTTTTTCACCCGATTACCTCCAGTGTCCGTTCCTGTCCGTCGCGGTCGAAGCATCGCCAGCTGTCTGCATCGTAGGGATCGCCGACGATGATGTGGCACGGGCCGGTTTCGGCAAAGGTCTGCAGGTCGGCATCTGACGGCCAGAGTGCGCCGTTTGGGTGGCTGTGTGCGGTCCCTGCTATCTGCATGCCGAGCGGTATCATGTCCATGAAGATTGTAGCGCTTGCACTTGTGACCGTTGTTCCCGCAATCGGATACACCGTAGTGATAACGCCTTTTTCTGCGCCGGTCATTACGATGAACTCATTTGGAGCGCTGGATCTCCCCATTTCAAGCAGAAGGTCCAGGACTTCACGGTCAATTGCGCGAACTAACATATTCTATTTATGTTAGCGTGACGGAGAGATAATTATTCACATATGCGCTCAGAGGAGGTTACGGGCTTTGGTTCAGTGGTATGGGAGGGGGAGTCGATCGCCTACACAGTTGTCTACAGCAGCCGGAGGAAATCGTGGGCTGTTGAGGTGAAGCCGGATGGTTGTGTTATTGTGCGGATGCCCCAGCATGTTCCGCCGGAGAAGGTCCGAAAACTTGTGGAGGAGAAGGCTGAGTGGATATCTACGCAGGTGAAGAAGTATCGTTCCCGGGTCGAAATTGTCCGTAATTATATGGATGGGGAGATACTGCCGTTTTTTGGTGCTGAGTATCCGGTTGTGCGTAAAACAGGGGCTGTTTCAAAGGCAGAGTTTTTGGACGATTGTTTTGTAATTACGATTCCGGATTCGTTTGATGCTGATGCGGCCCGTGATGTTTCGAAGGACATGGTTGTGCTGCTGTTCCGGCGGATGGGATTTTCGCCGCTGGAAGAAATTATTGCTCACTATGCACCGCTCGCGGGAGTTGAACCGCCGAAACTCAGGATTCGTCTTCAGGAGCGGAAGTGGGGATGCTGTACGCCGAAGAATGGCATTATTGTGAATGCCCGCGTGCTTCTGGCCCCAAAGATTGTTGCCGAGTATATTGTTGTTCACGAGCTTGCGCATCTCCGGTACCGTCATCATCAGAAAAGTTTCTGGGATGAGGTGGAGCGGCTGATGCCAAATTATCGCGAGGCAGAGAAAATTTTAAAAACAGACGGCTGGAGGTTTGTGTTTTAATATTATGAAAAAAGTTGATCGGAATTGTGGTGAGTGTGGTTTCGTTTGAAAAAAACCGCTCACCACTCAACAGTACACCAACTCTCCAGAGATTTTCTCCGGCACCTTTACGAACCTTCGTAGCGCGTATCGAACTTATCATTCAGCATATGTTCCGTTACAACCGAGCGCTCAGGAACAATAACCTCAGGCCACAGCCGTGTGCCTGAATGAATCGTCACACCATTGCGCAGAACCGACCGCGGCCCAACAACCGTATTATGCTCAATCGAACAGTTATCCCCGATCGTCGTATCAATATCAATAATACTTCCCGAAATTGTCGTGTTCGCTCCCACAACCACGCCATTGTAAATCGACGAGGAAAAGATCTTCGCATTACTCTTAATCATCACATTCTCACCGATACTCGTATACGGACCGATGATCACATTCTCCCCGATCATTGCTCCTGATCCGATAAACACCGGACCAACCACACGCGATCCTGCACCAAGCGTAATGCCGTCACCAAACCGCACAGGGCCCGTAATATGTGCATCCTTCACATTCAGCGTACCAGAAACACTCGTCGATGCATTCTCCTGAAGTTTCCACTTCTCTGCCGCACGCAGCATTGCAGGATTTCCCACATCAGTCCAGTTTCCGCGGGCAAGCCATCCGTTCAGCTGATACCCTTTCTCCATCAGAAGCGGGAACAGATCCTTCGCAAAATCAAACTTCGTACCTGCCGGAATAAATTCAAAAATCCGCGGGTCACACACATAAATTCCGGTGCTTGCAAGATTTGAAAAAATCTCTCCGGGCGCAGGCTTCTCGCGGAACCGGCGGATACGAAGTGATGCATCAATCTCCGCAATACCAAACTCACGCGGATCCTCGATACTGATCAGCCCTATAGACGTAATCGCCGATGAATTCATGTGCTCGCGATAAAACTCAAGAACATTCAGATCCGTCATATGATCTCCGCCCACAACAAGGAACGGCGCATCATTCAAAAACTCCTCCGCATTTTTCACCGATCCAGCCGTCCCTAGCTTCACTTTCTCGGGCACATACGTAATCGTTGCACCGTACAGTGATCCATCGCCCAGAGCCTTCTGAATCTCATCACCAAGATACCCGATCGTAATCACAATATCTGTAAAACCAAGATTTGCAAGATGCGTCACCAGATGAACAATGGACGGACTGTTCGCAATCGGAATACACGGCTTCGGCCGCTCAAAAGTCAACGGGCGAAGACGCGTACCCTCGCCGCCGCACATAATGCAGGCTTTCATATTACCTCTACTATTATGCACTCGTATCTATTGGTTGTATCCTTTCCTGTAATGTTTTTCCGTGGTATTCCATGTGTTCGGTGTTTTCCTGCGAGACGGCGAGCGACCTCGCATTCATGCGCGGTAGCACCCCTGACCCTGCCAAATACAAACATTAGCATGACACAAGTTAGCATATAGCATCTGTATTTATATCACCTGAACATCAACATCAGTAATAGCACAACACACCACAAAAGGTTTCAAAAAGGGAGGTCCCTTAACCTGTGGTGTTCGCCACCGCAGGGGAATAATGGGGCGTTCTCTTTTCTGATATATTTTGTATCGTTTGTGCAAAAAAATGGTGAATTACTATGGATATTGATACTGGTGCGACAGCCTGGGTACTCATTTCAGCCGCATTAGTACTGCTGATGGTGCCCGCAGTAGGCCTGTTCTACGGTGGAATGGTAAGAAAAAAGAACGTCATCGCAACAATGATGCTGTCTCTTACAGCCCTCGCCCTTGGCGTAATCCAATGGATCATCATCGGATACAGCCTCGCGTTCGGCAGTGACATCGGCGGCCTCATTGGAAGCCTCGAATTCCTCGGACTCAACAACGTCTCAATCGACGGAGTGTCCGGAGAAATTCCGGAGATGCTCTTCATCTGTTTCCAGATGATGTTTGCATGTCTGACTCTTGCAATCCTCTCTTCCGGAGTTGTTGGGAGAATTAAAATGTCGGCATTCCTCATCTTTGGTGCAATCTGGCTCACCGTCGTCTACGCACCTCTCGCCCACTGGGCCTGGGGAGGAGGCTGGGCAGGGCAGCTCGGTGCCCTGGACTTTGCCGGCGGAACCGTTGTTCACATCAGCTCGGGATTTGCAGCACTTGCACTTGCTATAGTAATCGGCAAACGCCTCGGCTACGGAAACCAGGCAATGAATCCGCACAACATCCCGCTCACCCTCATCGGTGGAATTTTCCTCATCCTCGGATGGTTCGGATTTAACGCCGGAAGTGCGCTTGCCGCAGACAATCTCGCCGCAAGTGCATTCCTCGTAACCGCAGTGGCTTGTGCTGCCGGAGCCCTCACCTGGATGGCGCTCTCCTGGAAAGGCGGCAAGCCAAGTTCCCTTGGATTCATTTCCGGAGCAATCGCAGGACTTGTTGGAATCACTCCTGCTGCAGGATTTGTGAACGTTGGTGGTGCTCTTGCAATCGGTATCATCACCGCTGTAGTCTGCTATGCAGCCCTCACATGGAGAATCAAGAAACAGCTTGATGATTCCCTTGATGCATGGGCAATCCATGGT
This genomic window contains:
- a CDS encoding DUF2284 domain-containing protein; this encodes MKKYSADEEIQRLTEFVREKGGDAMFISSDKVITGEWVRMKCLFGCNGFGRRFSCPPYTPTPSETRAVLDCYSHALLVRFEGDVGETTPERLVSREMTRYVQTIMYELENMAFHDGFYKAFGYTGHQCGWCGKCCAKEEDAVITDCKNRRKMRPSMEAAGIDVYATCKNAGWDLGVLECTQVEGGTVLNKPMTTVMLLLVE
- a CDS encoding adenylyltransferase/cytidyltransferase family protein, with amino-acid sequence MKKIVATGTFDILHPGHLFYLEESRKLGDELWVIVAREQNIKHKPRPIVPEDQRLRMIQGLRCVDHAVLGDTVDMYRPIAEIDPDIITLGFNQKFSEEKLIAEMRKRNIRADIMRIGDFSGCKFNSSTTIIDEAVKRRCEK
- a CDS encoding Mov34/MPN/PAD-1 family protein, whose protein sequence is MLVRAIDREVLDLLLEMGRSSAPNEFIVMTGAEKGVITTVYPIAGTTVTSASATIFMDMIPLGMQIAGTAHSHPNGALWPSDADLQTFAETGPCHIIVGDPYDADSWRCFDRDGQERTLEVIG
- a CDS encoding SprT family zinc-dependent metalloprotease; amino-acid sequence: MRSEEVTGFGSVVWEGESIAYTVVYSSRRKSWAVEVKPDGCVIVRMPQHVPPEKVRKLVEEKAEWISTQVKKYRSRVEIVRNYMDGEILPFFGAEYPVVRKTGAVSKAEFLDDCFVITIPDSFDADAARDVSKDMVVLLFRRMGFSPLEEIIAHYAPLAGVEPPKLRIRLQERKWGCCTPKNGIIVNARVLLAPKIVAEYIVVHELAHLRYRHHQKSFWDEVERLMPNYREAEKILKTDGWRFVF
- a CDS encoding NDP-sugar synthase — translated: MKACIMCGGEGTRLRPLTFERPKPCIPIANSPSIVHLVTHLANLGFTDIVITIGYLGDEIQKALGDGSLYGATITYVPEKVKLGTAGSVKNAEEFLNDAPFLVVGGDHMTDLNVLEFYREHMNSSAITSIGLISIEDPREFGIAEIDASLRIRRFREKPAPGEIFSNLASTGIYVCDPRIFEFIPAGTKFDFAKDLFPLLMEKGYQLNGWLARGNWTDVGNPAMLRAAEKWKLQENASTSVSGTLNVKDAHITGPVRFGDGITLGAGSRVVGPVFIGSGAMIGENVIIGPYTSIGENVMIKSNAKIFSSSIYNGVVVGANTTISGSIIDIDTTIGDNCSIEHNTVVGPRSVLRNGVTIHSGTRLWPEVIVPERSVVTEHMLNDKFDTRYEGS
- a CDS encoding ammonium transporter encodes the protein MDIDTGATAWVLISAALVLLMVPAVGLFYGGMVRKKNVIATMMLSLTALALGVIQWIIIGYSLAFGSDIGGLIGSLEFLGLNNVSIDGVSGEIPEMLFICFQMMFACLTLAILSSGVVGRIKMSAFLIFGAIWLTVVYAPLAHWAWGGGWAGQLGALDFAGGTVVHISSGFAALALAIVIGKRLGYGNQAMNPHNIPLTLIGGIFLILGWFGFNAGSALAADNLAASAFLVTAVACAAGALTWMALSWKGGKPSSLGFISGAIAGLVGITPAAGFVNVGGALAIGIITAVVCYAALTWRIKKQLDDSLDAWAIHGMGGFAGAILTGVFAVAAIGGASGLIEGNAMQFGIQILDACVAAAYAFGVTFALAWIINKVIGMRVSDDEEYVGLDIAQHGEVVN